In Strix aluco isolate bStrAlu1 chromosome 33, bStrAlu1.hap1, whole genome shotgun sequence, the following proteins share a genomic window:
- the DHX34 gene encoding putative ATP-dependent RNA helicase DHX34 isoform X4 translates to MAAAELEQEAEGSRRGLAPPPWDWDCAATRRRLEQLYFRDHDYLRAGSDDVRDFWAFFERLRRFQNRKNAGEPPPERPDATAGPPGRRRLDLPRRYDPRYRINLSVPHAAAEADVPQKRLREFRGALLHFLDFTQKQNFAKLAKIQRERAALPIAQYRERLLRAVAESQVVVVAGDTGCGKSTQVPQFLLAAGYSHVACSQPRRIACISLAKRVGYESLNQYGDEVGYQIRFESRRSPATRVLFLTEGVLLRQAQRDPALPGYRVLIADEVHERHLHGDVLLGLLRRLLPARPDLKLILMSATINIRLFARYFGDAPVLQVPGRLFPISVVYRPVPREEAAAGPRERLDPLPYLRVLEAIDRAHAPQERGDLLVFLSGVAEIGAVQEAAQAYAARTQRWVVLPLHSTLSLAEQDKVFDVAPPGVRKCILATNIAETSVTIDGVRFVLDSGKVKEMSYDPQGKLQRLQEFWISRASAEQRKGRAGRTGPGVCYRLYAESDYDAFAPYPVPEIQRVALDALVLQLKSMKLGDPRDFPFLEPPPASSLETALRYLQDQGALDEAEDLTPIGTLLAQLPVDVVVGEIGTKRQLPEMVSATGAGGASALRSRQPAAAVSGASSRATAAGGNLGRSQRQLQPAEPAPGAPRAAPALAIPRPERGAEAQSAAAAGRGGPFLRGGGGWWLLRAGRARHRYPGRQVQVAARRGGAAGRVQLDALLLAAHPAQAGAVPGALPAAGSARPAQQRPPGLRSDFSHQNQAGRRASSHLRLRYQPGAAPRRGGTGTRRHQSPRRGAEPPPPAPRFRLAAGDQQTLPGELRPRAGAAGSPALLPLAGHQRGLRPAGGRRLAGGHRPRRRLGPSPALGRAAASLRLGKTPAPAAGISGGGTGAPPAQPPGRGRAHPGAAGVPADGGAVSPAPAQRPGETAPLHRPPNRGRRSPAPGALPGDGAEAGRGERWPQGDGFSHLQLPGYGHGSLQRVPAQLLDVSPLSPPHALHPPRAGLPRKRLPAPRGPPG, encoded by the exons atGGCGGCCGCCGAGCTGGAGCAGGAGGCCGAGGGGTCCCGACGGGGCCTCGCGCCTCCCCCGTGGGACTGGGACTGCGCGGCCACGCGGCGCCGCCTGGAGCAGCTCTACTTCCGCGACCACGATTACCTCCGCGCCGGCTCCGACGACGTCCGCGACTTCTGGGCTTTCTTCGAGCGGCTCCGGCGTTTCCAGAACCGGAAAAACGCTGGAGAACCCCCCCCCGAGCGCCCCGACGCCACCGCGGgaccccccggccgccgccgcctcgacCTGCCGCGCCGCTACGACCCCCGGTACCGCATCAACCTGTCGGTGCCGCACGCGGCCGCCGAGGCCGACGTGCCCCAAAAGCGCCTCCGGGAGTTCCGCGGCGCTTTGCTGCACTTCCTGGATTTCACCCAAAAACAAAACTTCGCCAAACTGGCCAAAATCCAACGGGAACGGGCGGCGCTGCCCATCGCCCAGTACCGCGAGCGGCTGCTGCGCGCCGTGGCCGAGAgccaggtggtggtggtggccggCGACACGGGCTGCGGGAAGTCCACGCAGGTGCCGCAGTTCCTGCTGGCGGCCGGTTATAGCCACGTGGCTTGTAGCCAGCCGCGCCGCATCGCCTGCATCTCGCTGGCCAAGCGGGTGGGCTACGAGAGCCTGAACCAGTACGGGGACGAG gtGGGCTACCAGATCCGCTTCGAGAGCCGCCGCTCGCCGGCCACGCGGGTGCTCTTCCTGACCGAGGGGGTGCTGCTGCGGCAGGCGCAGCGCGACCCGGCGCTGCCGGGCTACCGGGTGCTCATCGCCGACGAGGTGCACGAGCGGCACCTGCACGGCGACGTCCTGCTGGGGCTCCTGCGGCGCctcctgcccgcccgccccgacCTCAAGCTCATCCTCATGTCGGCCACCATCAACATCCGCCTCTTCGCCCGCTACTTCGGCGACGCCCCGGTGCTGCAGGTCCCGGGGAGGCTCTTCCCCATCTCG GTCGTGTACCGGCCGGTGccgcgggaggaggcggcggcggggccgcgggagcGCCTGGACCCGCTGCCCTACCTGCGGGTGCTGGAGGCCATCGACCGCGCGCACGCGCCGCAGGAGCGCGGGGACCTGCTGGTGTTCCTCAGCGGCGTGGCCGAGATCGGCGCCGTGCAGGAGGCGGCGCAGGCCTACGCCGCGCGCACCCAGCGCTGGGTCGTGCTGCCGCTGCACAGCACCCTCTCCCTCGCCGAGCAGGATAAG GTGTTCGACGTGGCCCCTCCCGGCGTCCGTAAGTGCATCCTGGCCACCAACATCGCCGAGACCTCGGTGACGATCGACGGCGTCCGCTTCGTCCTGGATTCGG GGAAGGTGAAGGAGATGAGCTACGACCCCCAGGGCAAGCTGCAGCGCCTGCAGGAGTTCTGGATCAGCCGGGCCAGCGCCGAGCAGCGCAAGGGACGCGCCGGCAGGACGGGCCCTGGTGTTTGCTACCGGCTTTACGCCGAATCCGACTACGACGCCTTTGCCCCCTACCCCGTGCCGGAGATCCAGCGCGTGGCGCTCGACGCTCTGGTGCTGCAG TTGAAGAGCATGAAGCTGGGCGACCCCCGAGATTTCCCCTTCCTGGAGCCTCCTCCCGCCTCGAGCCTGGAGACGGCCCTGCGCTACCTGCAGGACCAGGGAGCCCTGGACGAGGCCGAAGACCTGACGCCCATCGGGACCCTTCTGGCCCAGCTGCCGGTGGACGTGGTGGTCG GTGAAATCGGAACGAAGCGGCAACTCCCGGAAATGGTGTCGGCGACGGGGGCTGGAGGAGCATCGGCTTTACGAAGCCGCCAACCTGCGGCGGCAGTTTCAG GAGCTTCTTCGAGAGCAACAGCTGCTGGAGGAAACCTCGGGCGCTCCCAGCGACAGCTACAGCCGGCAGAGCCGGCACCGGGAGCGCCGCGAGCTGCGCCGGCTCTGGCGATCCCACGCCCAGAGCGAGGGGCGGAAGCGCAAAGTGCTGCGGCTGCGGGACGGGGCGGCCCCTTcctccgaggaggaggaggatggtggcTCCTGCGGGCAGGGCGAGCGCGCCATCGATATCCAG GACGTCAAGTTCAAGTTGCGGCACGACGTGGGGGAGCTGCAGGCCGCGTCCAGCTCGACGCTCTCCTCCTCGCAGCTCACCCTGCTCAAGCTGGTGCTGTGCCGGGGGCTCTACCCGCAGCTGGCTCTGCCCGACCCGCTCAACAGCGGCCGCCGGGACTCCGATCAG ATTTTTCACACCAAAACCAAGCAGGGCGTCGTGCTTCATCCCACCTCCGTCTTCGCTACCAGCCCGGAGCTGCTCCACGCCGAGGAGGCACCGGAACGCGGCGACACCAAAG cccccgcagAGGGGCTGAGCCACCACCACCAGCTCCTCGCTTTCGTCTCGCTGCTGGAGACCAACAAACCCTACCTGGTGAACTGCGTCCGCGTGCCGGCGCTGCAG GCTCTCCTGCTCTTCTCCCGCTCGCTGGACACCAGCGCGGACTGCGCCCGGCTGGTGGCCGACGGTTGGCTGGAGGTCACCGTCCCCGACGCCGACTCGGCCCTTCGCCTGCTCTCGGCCGCGCTGCAGCTTCGCTCCGCCTGGGAAAAACTCCTGCACCAGCTGCTGGAATATCGGGGGGAGGAACCGGGGCACCACCGGCCCAGCCCCCGGGACGTGGCCGCGCTCACCCGGGGGCTGCTGGAGTTCCTGCGGACGGAG GTGCCGTATCGCCTGCGCCAGCTCAGCGCCCTGGAGAAACAGCACCTCTACATCGGCCCCCAAACCGTggccgccgctccccggctcCCGGGGCTCTTCCAGGGGACGGAGCTGAAGCCGGACGAGGTGAAAGGTGGCCACAGGGTGACGGATTTTCTCACCTACAACTGCCTGGCT ACGGACACGGATCTCTACAGCGAGTGCCTGCGCAGCTTCTGGACGTGTCCCCACTGTCACCTCCACATGCCCTTCACCCCCCTCGAGCGGGTCTGCCACGAAAGCGCCTGCCGGCCCCACGAGG cccccccggctgA